The Thamnophis elegans isolate rThaEle1 chromosome Z, rThaEle1.pri, whole genome shotgun sequence genome contains a region encoding:
- the BLVRA gene encoding biliverdin reductase A isoform X2 has translation MFGTVVTGIGIAGSVRIRDLLNPLPSSPVEHLKLLGFVSRTFLEAGKHVLVEYPLALSVKIAHELWELAELKGKILHVEHIELLSEEYKQLKKEVSGKELVKGTLHFTGGPLDERYSGFPSFSGIARLTWLVDLFGDLTVTSATREQQEKNYFRMTVHFQTPNKRPLTWIEERAPGMKREKKINFCFKSGCLECLPVAPRSPVGLFMQDLIIFAKKLLGQIPKEELIAEKRRILLCLSLAEEIQMHCEQPSKFYS, from the exons ATGTTTGGGACAGTAGTGACTGGAATTGGAATTGCTGGATCTGTACGAATCAGAGATTTGCTAAATCCTTTGCCTTCCAGTCCTGTTGAGCATCTTAAATTATTGGGATTCGTTTCTAG GACATTTCTAGAGGCTGGCAAGCATGTCCTTGTTGAGTACCCTTTGGCGTTGTCTGTAAAAATAGCTCATGAACTTTGGGAGTTGGCAGAGTTGAAAG GCAAGATCCTCCACGTGGAACATATTGAACTACTATCAGAGGAATacaaacaactgaaaaaagaGGTATCAGGAAAAGAGCTTGTGAAGGGAACATTACATTTCACAG GGGGTCCATTGGATGAAAGATATTCAGGATTCCCATCTTTCAGTGGCATTGCTCGCCTCACATGGTTGGTGGATCTTTTTGGAGATCTCACTGTCACTTCTGCCACAAgagaacagcaagaaaaaaactaCTTCAGAATGACAGTACATTTTCAGACTCCAAACAAAAG GCCCCTGACTTGGATTGAAGAAAGGGCTCCAGGGATGAAACGAGAGAAGAAGATTAACTTCTGTTTTAAAAGTGGGTGCTTGGAATGCCTCCCTGTGGCTCCACGTTCACCAGTTGGTCTTTTCATGCAAGACCTGATTATCTTTGCCAAAAAACTTTTGGGACAGATCCCCAAAGAGGAGCTGATAGCTGAGAAAAGGCGGATTCTGCTGTGTCTCAGTCTTGCTGAGGAGATTCAAATGCACTGCGAACAGCCATCAAAATTCTACTCTTGA
- the BLVRA gene encoding biliverdin reductase A isoform X1 → MFGTVVTGIGIAGSVRIRDLLNPLPSSPVEHLKLLGFVSRRFLGDVYQVKQISLQEALDNPEVHAAIISTDNQNHSESVRTFLEAGKHVLVEYPLALSVKIAHELWELAELKGKILHVEHIELLSEEYKQLKKEVSGKELVKGTLHFTGGPLDERYSGFPSFSGIARLTWLVDLFGDLTVTSATREQQEKNYFRMTVHFQTPNKRPLTWIEERAPGMKREKKINFCFKSGCLECLPVAPRSPVGLFMQDLIIFAKKLLGQIPKEELIAEKRRILLCLSLAEEIQMHCEQPSKFYS, encoded by the exons ATGTTTGGGACAGTAGTGACTGGAATTGGAATTGCTGGATCTGTACGAATCAGAGATTTGCTAAATCCTTTGCCTTCCAGTCCTGTTGAGCATCTTAAATTATTGGGATTCGTTTCTAG AAGATTTCTAGGTGATGTTTATCAAGTCAAACAAATTAGTCTGCAAGAAGCTCTAGACAATCCAGAAGTCCATGCTGCCATCATCAGTACAGATAACCAAAACCACAGTGAGAGTGTAAG GACATTTCTAGAGGCTGGCAAGCATGTCCTTGTTGAGTACCCTTTGGCGTTGTCTGTAAAAATAGCTCATGAACTTTGGGAGTTGGCAGAGTTGAAAG GCAAGATCCTCCACGTGGAACATATTGAACTACTATCAGAGGAATacaaacaactgaaaaaagaGGTATCAGGAAAAGAGCTTGTGAAGGGAACATTACATTTCACAG GGGGTCCATTGGATGAAAGATATTCAGGATTCCCATCTTTCAGTGGCATTGCTCGCCTCACATGGTTGGTGGATCTTTTTGGAGATCTCACTGTCACTTCTGCCACAAgagaacagcaagaaaaaaactaCTTCAGAATGACAGTACATTTTCAGACTCCAAACAAAAG GCCCCTGACTTGGATTGAAGAAAGGGCTCCAGGGATGAAACGAGAGAAGAAGATTAACTTCTGTTTTAAAAGTGGGTGCTTGGAATGCCTCCCTGTGGCTCCACGTTCACCAGTTGGTCTTTTCATGCAAGACCTGATTATCTTTGCCAAAAAACTTTTGGGACAGATCCCCAAAGAGGAGCTGATAGCTGAGAAAAGGCGGATTCTGCTGTGTCTCAGTCTTGCTGAGGAGATTCAAATGCACTGCGAACAGCCATCAAAATTCTACTCTTGA